One part of the Magallana gigas chromosome 5, xbMagGiga1.1, whole genome shotgun sequence genome encodes these proteins:
- the LOC136275252 gene encoding deoxyribonuclease-1-like, with amino-acid sequence MRLVTFVALLCGLAHVKGGISELDIFNDVQPLRIGAFNIQIFGETTFMKSEVRHELIKILSRYEIVLIQEIRDSSGLYLPLLVEEINKAKRQDEPFSLVVSERLGRSTSKEQYAYLYRKKYVHLSETYTYEDPLDKFERPPYCVKFHTDMYGMHEFGIIGLHAKPDDVFNELNELDRVYEVVSSLFATPNILIAGDLNADCSYINRQELEELSIRRNPAYTWLISDNEDTTVGSSSCAYDRFIVQGTDWLDNIVGVKIFYFEVEYQLPEELAVDVSDHYPIEVEIRGKCYRDDQSVSLTTITMKDERVIPSTDLSYIRYIYQKTDEKIPTWQAQVYKIDTRMNYVIAAKANVDVTQVVEEFFQFYEAFDRKLLSLESIAKLRKVMNGFQCFQDPNIYCVDTPNLSVVNLTVTCSLVDPLTCKMDVSRYLS; translated from the exons ATGCGGCTGGTCACGTTTGTAGCACTTCTGTGTGGCCTGGCCCATGTTAAGGGGGGTATATCAGAACTGGACATCTTTAATGACGTGCAACCTTTGAGAATCGGGGCCTTTAACATACAGATTTTTGGAGAGACCACTTTCATGAAATCTGAAGTACGCCATGAACTTATAAAG attttatcgaggtatgaaattgttttgataCAAGAAATTCGAGACTCCTCTGGACTCTACCTACCCCTACTGGTGGAAGAGATAAACAAAGCTAA acGACAAGATGAGCCGTTCAGCCTCGTTGTGAGTGAGCGTCTGGGACGGTCCACCAGCAAGGAACAGTACGCCTACCTTTACAG aAAGAAGTATGTTCATCTGAGTGAAACATACACGTATGAGGACCCCTTAGATAAATTTGAGAGGCCTCCATATTGTGTGAAATTCCATACGGATATGTATG GGATGCATGAATTCGGAATTATCGGACTACATGCAAAACCAGATGATGTCTTTAACGAACTGAATGAATTAGACAGAGTATACGAGGTTGTTAGCAGTTTATTCGCTACACCC AATATCCTGATCGCGGGAGATTTAAACGCCGACTGTTCTTACATCAACAGGCAGGAGTTGGAGGAGCTCTCTATTCGGCGGAACCCCGCCTACACCTGGCTAATCTCCGATAATGAGGACACCACGGTCGGCTCCTCGTCGTGTGCCTACGACAG ATTTATTGTTCAAGGAACCGACTGGCTTGATAACATCGTTGGCGTCAAGATCTTCTACTTTGAAGTCGAATATCAGCTGCCCGAAGAACTG GCCGTGGACGTTAGTGACCACTACCCAATCGAGGTTGAGATTCGTGGAAAGT gttatAGGGATGATCAGAGTGTTTCGCTGACCACCATAACAATGAAGGACGAACGGGTGATTCCGTCCACTGACTTATCCTACATCCGGTATATCTACCAGAAAACGGACGAGAAAATACCGACGTGGCAGGCGCAAGTCTACAAAATCGACACCCGGATGAACTACGTCATAGCTGCTAAAGCAAACGTTGACGTCACCCAAGTGGTAGAAGAATTTTTCCAATTCTACGAAGCATTTGACCGGAAGTTGTTAAGTTTGGAATCCATTGCTAAATTAAGAAAAGTCATGAACGGGTTCCAATGCTTTCAAGACCCTAATATTTACTGCGTGGACACACCAAATCTTTCTGTTGTCAACCTAACTGTCACGTGTTCTCTCGTTGACCCCTTGACCTGTAAAATGGACGTGTCGAGATATCTATCTTAG